From Bacteroidetes bacterium GWF2_43_63, one genomic window encodes:
- a CDS encoding SpoVR family protein — translation MYLLDQHTKAVMEQCKIRAQAQGLEFGNETLEYIVTNKDLLELSPKVMIPTLYDFWVNDVEVLKEYGKYKLYPSNPYETVINSRPAISFYNDNNPDWMNIMIFYHVLAHIDFFRHNRLFEHTWNDDFVGVALSDKRLIESYRSKYGRWTDYIIEFTRSIDNITGYFKTLSRMDYPSEMDPQPMVSFYFNHFLPDVLKVQDLAIFKEQERYNDLTESQGELGITAFFSDIKSRHTEFESAFKNWHPTEPPTDLLEFIRDHSPFLKRDGNNWMKAILTIVRNTAQYFAPQIRTKILNEGWASYWHDKLFRGDDRIVGHEVGYGVLNAGVTSLSRVGLNPYAIGLRLIEYVEDLAEKGKMTLEYQRLLLTDDKNKFDLKTGNGQKAIFSLRENFNDFMLINTFVTQEFVDMHDLFVVGKRPNPEEGTIEYYVKSRKAADYKKMLVDSLYHPPVVQPDTNKTTDECLYLTHQFEGKQLVQEFIPEVLNGLCFLWGGEVKLETTDIVVNREAENEDEMFEFRRVLYSCSDKKINKTNL, via the coding sequence ATGTATCTGTTAGATCAACATACCAAGGCCGTAATGGAGCAATGCAAGATCAGGGCGCAGGCGCAGGGTCTTGAATTCGGCAATGAAACACTCGAATACATTGTGACCAACAAAGACCTGCTCGAACTATCGCCAAAGGTCATGATTCCTACGTTGTACGATTTCTGGGTAAACGATGTGGAGGTGCTCAAGGAATATGGCAAATACAAACTCTATCCGTCCAATCCCTATGAAACCGTGATCAACAGCCGTCCGGCGATTTCGTTTTACAACGACAACAATCCGGACTGGATGAACATCATGATTTTTTATCATGTGTTGGCACATATTGATTTTTTCAGGCACAATCGGCTTTTCGAGCATACATGGAATGATGATTTTGTTGGAGTGGCGCTCAGCGACAAACGCCTGATCGAGTCTTACCGAAGTAAATATGGCCGCTGGACAGATTACATTATTGAGTTTACACGCAGCATTGATAATATAACCGGGTACTTCAAAACCTTGTCGCGGATGGATTATCCCTCGGAAATGGATCCGCAACCGATGGTTTCGTTTTATTTCAATCATTTTTTGCCTGATGTTCTGAAGGTGCAGGATCTGGCCATTTTTAAAGAACAAGAGCGATATAACGATCTCACTGAATCGCAGGGCGAGCTGGGAATCACAGCATTCTTTTCAGATATCAAGTCAAGACATACTGAATTTGAAAGCGCTTTCAAAAACTGGCATCCGACAGAGCCACCAACCGATCTGCTTGAATTCATCCGCGATCACAGCCCTTTCCTGAAGCGTGATGGCAACAATTGGATGAAAGCAATTCTGACGATTGTGCGTAATACAGCTCAGTATTTTGCGCCGCAAATCAGAACAAAAATATTGAACGAAGGCTGGGCCAGTTACTGGCACGACAAGCTGTTCAGAGGCGACGATCGCATTGTCGGGCACGAAGTAGGGTATGGGGTTTTGAACGCTGGCGTAACTTCGTTGAGCCGTGTTGGGCTGAATCCATACGCCATCGGTCTGCGATTAATTGAATATGTAGAAGACCTGGCCGAAAAAGGCAAGATGACGTTGGAGTATCAGCGGCTGCTGCTCACCGACGATAAAAATAAATTTGATCTGAAAACCGGAAACGGGCAGAAAGCCATATTTTCATTACGTGAAAACTTCAACGATTTCATGCTGATCAACACTTTTGTAACGCAGGAATTTGTTGATATGCATGATTTATTTGTTGTCGGGAAACGCCCCAATCCGGAAGAAGGCACCATTGAATATTACGTGAAAAGCAGAAAGGCCGCGGATTACAAGAAAATGCTTGTTGACAGTTTGTATCATCCGCCGGTTGTGCAGCCCGACACAAACAAGACTACAGATGAGTGCCTGTATCTTACGCATCAGTTCGAAGGGAAACAGCTGGTGCAGGAGTTTATTCCGGAAGTATTGAATGGGCTATGTTTTTTGTGGGGCGGCGAAGTGAAGCTTGAAACAACCGACATTGTAGTAAACCGCGAAGCTGAAAACGAAGATGAAATGTTTGAGTTCCGGAGAGTGCTCTATTCTTGTTCTGACAAGAAAATAAATAAAACTAATCTGTAG
- a CDS encoding serine protein kinase, producing the protein MAKKTSAEQLDVNPASLDAHILKVISGERAFENVFQSVSRMILDGPDKVEKVTINGKPTYDFKLFRDGKKHIVGMYDEINSFVSFVKDAAEGGSSAEMAFVLIGEPGNGKTFFVDFLSTKYREFISNPANLRYTFRFNNVDLTGRYGKIDRIESQTYEDPMVLAMNLFESRDDNKKYLSKLGYSDSQLEKLFRAYRPLGACTYFVYNQLKDYFGGDMAEILKHIEIVPVPVSESRGTLTGKYAAKDKITSSSVDLLGDESISRLLHLADADNPYRFDLRRGALARVAGGGIHFADEIFKNKRDLVQVYLGVIQNRSIEIEGFKWPLDTLIVATSNNAEFARFQEEKEQAPIIDRCRLTYMSHNTNLHLQKLLTSYSLGGVEKTNFVGKKLHIDPNLNQAISTAFILTRMPGNEKLNPVEMMKLAAGEVAGEKSMRTLAEVVNELNSDPDITRRFGQKGLGHRNLGRAIQILLEQSDTQEGECMYAYDVFSAIDKVIIDYVQDQNDRIKFMNDVKIARKLYRENVMTAIFNAYMNEANAIEKDVMNYVNMIIGIDAKNLGPNKIWTYQDPQSKKLISIKIDESYINSVEDRLGLKSEEQKQSFRTTIAKIYGQKMNTDPNYNFMDNNDLVKAVTDVRLKSDIAGAGSLVGALSNRNNDENNRLYNRMIDTMINVLGYCHTCAEKTIEYFCTQDDTN; encoded by the coding sequence CCGGCGAAAGAGCATTTGAAAATGTTTTTCAATCTGTTTCCAGAATGATTCTGGACGGTCCGGACAAAGTGGAAAAGGTGACCATAAACGGCAAACCAACCTATGATTTCAAACTTTTCCGCGACGGGAAAAAGCATATTGTTGGCATGTATGACGAAATCAACAGCTTTGTTTCATTCGTAAAAGATGCGGCCGAGGGTGGTTCTTCTGCCGAAATGGCTTTTGTACTCATTGGCGAACCTGGTAACGGTAAAACATTTTTCGTCGATTTTCTCAGCACAAAATACCGGGAGTTTATTTCAAATCCGGCCAACCTGCGCTATACCTTTAGATTTAATAATGTCGACCTGACCGGACGATATGGGAAAATCGACCGGATTGAAAGTCAGACCTACGAGGATCCAATGGTGCTGGCAATGAACTTATTTGAGTCGCGCGACGACAATAAAAAGTATCTGTCAAAACTTGGATATTCCGATAGTCAGCTCGAAAAGCTGTTCAGAGCCTATCGTCCGCTTGGAGCTTGTACCTACTTTGTTTACAATCAGTTGAAAGATTATTTTGGCGGCGACATGGCCGAAATCTTGAAACATATTGAAATTGTACCGGTTCCGGTGAGCGAATCGAGAGGAACGCTGACAGGAAAATATGCGGCCAAGGATAAAATCACTTCCAGTTCAGTTGACCTTCTCGGCGATGAAAGCATCAGCCGGTTGCTGCATCTGGCCGATGCCGACAACCCTTATCGCTTCGATTTGCGACGTGGCGCTCTTGCTCGTGTTGCAGGCGGTGGTATTCACTTTGCCGATGAAATTTTTAAAAATAAACGCGACCTTGTTCAGGTTTATCTGGGCGTGATTCAGAACCGCTCCATCGAAATCGAAGGATTCAAATGGCCGCTCGACACCTTGATTGTGGCTACTTCGAACAATGCCGAATTTGCCCGCTTTCAGGAAGAAAAGGAACAGGCACCCATCATCGACCGCTGCAGACTTACGTATATGTCGCACAACACCAATCTGCACCTGCAAAAGTTGCTGACATCTTACTCGTTGGGCGGTGTTGAAAAAACAAACTTTGTAGGAAAAAAACTTCACATCGATCCGAACCTCAATCAGGCCATCTCGACGGCATTTATTCTCACTCGCATGCCTGGTAACGAAAAGCTGAATCCGGTCGAAATGATGAAACTGGCTGCCGGCGAAGTGGCAGGTGAGAAAAGCATGCGCACTTTGGCCGAAGTTGTCAATGAACTCAACTCCGATCCCGACATCACACGCCGCTTTGGACAGAAAGGTCTCGGACATCGTAATCTCGGACGCGCCATTCAGATTCTGCTCGAACAAAGCGACACGCAGGAAGGCGAATGCATGTATGCCTACGACGTTTTCTCGGCCATTGACAAGGTTATTATTGATTATGTGCAGGATCAGAACGACCGCATTAAGTTTATGAATGACGTGAAAATCGCCCGTAAGCTGTATCGCGAAAATGTGATGACAGCCATTTTCAATGCGTATATGAATGAGGCAAATGCCATTGAAAAAGATGTAATGAATTATGTGAACATGATCATCGGCATTGATGCGAAAAATCTCGGTCCCAATAAAATATGGACCTATCAGGATCCGCAGTCGAAAAAACTGATCAGTATTAAGATTGACGAATCGTACATCAACAGTGTCGAAGATCGTCTGGGACTGAAAAGCGAAGAGCAGAAACAGAGCTTCAGAACTACGATTGCAAAAATCTACGGTCAGAAAATGAACACCGATCCGAATTACAATTTCATGGACAACAACGATCTGGTGAAAGCGGTTACCGATGTGCGCCTGAAGAGCGATATTGCCGGCGCCGGAAGCCTTGTTGGCGCGCTGTCGAACCGCAACAACGATGAAAACAATCGCCTGTACAATCGCATGATCGACACCATGATTAATGTGCTGGGCTATTGCCACACATGTGCTGAGAAAACGATTGAATATTTCTGCACGCAGGATGATACAAATTAG